The sequence TGTGACGTGAAGCCTGGCCCTGGGTCAATGCTTCTGTTTCATGAATTCTGCGTTTAGAGTGATGCTCTAAATTGAGGAAGGCAAGGAGGTGCCGCGTCGTGAGACTCACTCCCACGGAACGTGACCGGCTGCTGCTCTTCGGAGCCGCCGAGCTGGCCCGGGCCCGCCGGGCGCGCGGCCTCAGGCTCAACGTGCCGGAGGCGACCGCGCTGATCGCGGACACCGTCTGCGAGGCCGCACGGGACGGCCGGCGGCTCGCGGAGGCCATCGAGGCGGCCCGGTCGGTCCTCGGTCCCGCGGACGTGCTGCCGGGCGTCGCCGACGTCGTCACCGAGGTGATGGTCGAGGCGGTCTTCGACGACGGCTCCCGGCTCGCGGTGGTCTGCGACCCCATCGGAGGCGGCCTCGGCGAGCACGCTCCCGGCGCGCTGCTCCCCGGCCCCGTGCACGCCGACCCGGAGCCGGCCGTCCGGCTCGCGGTCACCAACACCGCGACCGTGCCGGTCTCCGTCACCTCCCACTTCCACTTCTTCGAGGCCAACCCGCGCCTGGACTTCGTACGGGAGCACGCCTACGGCATGCGGCTCGCCGTACCCGCCGGGTCCTCGGTCCGGTTCGGGCCCGGGGAGAGCGCGGAAGTCGGTCTCGTACCGATCGGCGGCGAGCGGATCGCGATCGGCTTCGCCGGGCTGGTCGACGGGCCGCTGGACGCACCGGGAGCCCGGGAAGAGGCCCTGCGCAGGGCCGCAGCCTGCGGATATCTGGGAGTCACGCACACCGTCACGCAGGAAGGAGGCGAGCGATGAGCCGCTCGAAGGGACGCGAGATCGACGAGTCGATCCACGTTGACCCGCATGCCTACGCCGCCACCCACGGCCCCCGCGCCGGCGACCGTGTCCGTCTCGGTGACTCGGGGCTGGTGATCCGGGTCGAGTCGGACGCCCAGAAGTACGGCGACGAGTTCCTGGCCGGCTTCGGCAAGACCGCCCGCGACGGGCTGCACCTCAAGGCCGCGGCCGTCCGCGAGACCTGTGACGTCGTGATCAGCAACGTCGTCGTGATCGACGCGGTGCAGGGCATCCGCAAGGTGTCCGTCGGGATCCGGGAAGGCCGCATCTGCGGCATCGGGCGCGCCGGCAACCCCGACACCCTGGACGGTGTCGACGTCGTCGTCGGCACGGGTACCTCGATCGTCTCCGGCGAGGGGCTGATCGCCACCGCCGGTGCCGTGGACACCCACGTCCACCTGCTGTCGCCGCGCATCATGGAGGCATCCCTCGCCTCCGGTGTGACCACGATCATCGGGCAGGAGTTCGGCCCGGTGTGGGGCGTCGGCGTCAACTCGCCCTGGGCGCTGCGTCACGCCTTCAACGCCTTCGACGCCTGGCCGGTCAACATCGGCTTCCTGGGCCGGGGTTCGTCCTCGCACAGCGCTCCGCTGATCGAGGCGCTGGCCGAGGGCGGCGCGTCCGGCTTCAAGGTGCACGAGGACATGGGCGCCCACACCCGCGCGCTGGACACCGCCCTGCGGGTCGCCGAGGACCACGACGTCCAGGTGGCCCTGCACAGCGACGGCCTGAACGAGTGCCTGTCGGTCGAGGACACCCTGCGTGTCCTGGAGGGCCGCACGATCCACGCCTTCCACATCGAGGGCTGCGGCGGCGGACACGTCCCCAACGTCCTGAAGATGGCCGGTGTCCCGAACGTCATCGGCTCCTCCACCAACCCCACCCTGCCCTTCGGCCGGGACGCGGTCGCCGAGCACTACGGCATGATCGTCTCCGTCCACGACCTGAAGACCGACCTGCCCGGCGACGCGGCGATGGCCCGCGACCGCATCCGGGCCGGCACCATGGGCGCCGAGGACGTCCTGCACGACCTGGGCGCGATCGGCATCACCTCCTCCGACGCCCAGGGCATGGGCCGCGCGGGCGAGACGGTCCGCCGCACCTTCGCCATGGCCGGGAAGATGAAGGCCGAGCTCGGCCCGATGGAGGGCGACGGCCGGGGCGACGACAACGCCCGCGTCCTGCGGTACATGGCCAAGCTGACCATCAACCCGGCCATCGCCCACGGCCTCGCGCACGAGGTCGGCTCGATCGAGGTCGGCAAGCTCGCCGACATCGTGCTGTGGCGCCCCGAGTACTTCGGCGCCAAGCCGCAGCTCGTCCTCAAGTCCGGCTTCCCGGCCTACGGCGTGGTGGGCGACCCCAACGCGGCCACCGACACCTGCGAACCCCTCGTGCTGGGCCCGCAGTTCGGCTCGTACGGTGCCACGGCCGCCGACATCTCGGTCGCCTTCGTCGCGCAGGCCGCCGTCGACCAGGGAGGCGACGCGATGCCCACGCGCCGCCGCAGGGTCGCCGTGCGCGGCACCCGGGGCATCGGCCCGGCCGACCTGCGGCTGAACGCCCGCGTCGGCGCGGTCGACGTCGACCGGCGCACCGGCCTGGTCACCCTCGACGGCGACCCGCTCAGCTCCGCGCCCGCCGACACCGTCTCCCTCAACCGCCTCTACTTCCTCTAAGGACCCGCGAGATGACCACCCCCGCAGCCGACGGCTTCCGCATGCCCGCCGAGTGGACCCCGCACGAGCGCACCTGGATGGCGTGGCCGGGCCCCAACCCCACCTTCGACGACCCGGACGACCTCCGTCTGTCCCGCATGGCCTGGGCGTCGGTGGCCCGGGCGGTCCTCCGCTTCGAACCGGTGACGGTCGTGTGCGGCTTCGGCCAGTCGGCGCAGGCGCAGACGCTGCTGGGCCCGGGCGTCGAGACCGTCGAGCGCGACCTGGACGACGCCTGGATGCGCGACATAGGCCCCACCTTCCTCACCGACGGCAAGGGCGAACTGGCCGCCGTGGACTGGACGTTCAACGGCTGGGGCGCCCAGGACTGGGCCCGCTGGGAGCACGACTCCAAGATCGCCGCGTACGTCAGCGACCTCGCGGGCGCGAAGACGTACGCCTCGAAGCTGGTCAACGAGGGCGGCGCGATCCACGTCGACGGCGAGGGCACCGTGCTGCTCACCGAGACCGTGCAGCTGGGCCCCGAGCGCAACCCGGACTGGACGAAGGAGCAGGTCGAGGCCGAGATCCACGCCCACCTCGGCACCAGCAGGGCGATCTGGCTGCCGCGCGGCCTGACCGGCGACTACCCTCCCCACGGCTTCGGCACCCTCGGCCACGTCGACATCGTCGCCGCCTTCGCCCGCCCCGGCGTGGTCGTCGCGCACCACCAGCCGGACCCGGCCCACCCCGACCACGAGGTCACCAAGGAGGTCATCGGCCTCCTGAAGTCGGCGACCGACGCGCGCGGCCGCAAGCTGGAGGTGGTCGAGGTGCCCGCCCCGACCGTCCTGGAGGCCGACGGCCACTGGGCCGACTACTCCTACATCAACCACTACCTCTGCAACGGCGGCGTCGTGCTGTGCGGCTTCGACGACCCGCGTGACGAGATCGCCGCCGGGATCTTCCGCCGTCTCTTCCCGGAGCGGACGGTGACCCTGGTGGACGCCCGTACGATCTTCTCCGGTGGTGGTGGCATCCACTGCATCACCCAGCAGCAGCCGAAGGTCTGACACACACAGGAGCAGCAGATGGCCGGTGCGGCCCGTGCGCGCAGGAACGCGCCGCCGCGCGAGGAGGTTCTCGCCGCCGCCATGGACATGATCGCCGAGCGCGGTCTGGAGAAACTCACCATGGCGGGGCTCGGCCGCGAGGTCGGGATGAGCAGCGGCCATCTGCTGTACTACTTCCGCTCCAAGGACGAACTGCTGCTGCGGACCCTGGAGTGGAGCGAGGGCAGGCTGGGTGCCGAGCGCGGCCGCCTGCTCACCCGGGAGGGATCCGCCGCGGAGCGCCTGGAGGCGTACGTCGACCTGTACGTCCCCGACGGCCACCGAGACCCGCACTGGACGCTGTGGCTGGAGGTGTGGAACCGCTCGCAGAACGCCGACGACGAGGCCCGCGAGCGGCAGGCCGCCATCGAGGGCGCCTGGCATCGCGATCTGGTCGCCCTGATCGCGGAGGGCATCTCGCGCGGCGAGTTCCGCCCGGTGGACGCCGACCGCCACGCGGCCCGGCTGCGCGCCCTGCTGGACGGCTTCTCCATCCATGTCGCCATCGGTCTGCGCGGCACGGACCGGGAGCAAGTGATCGCCCACGTCCGGGAGTTCCTCGCGGAGACACTCCTCGCGACGGACGCCTGACGACCGCATCCTGAGACGGTCGGTGAGCCGGGGGCGACGTTGTGCGAGACTTCCCCCGTGCTCTCGTTCGCCATGATTATTGGCAGCAGGCGCGCCGGTCCGCAGTGACCACACGTACGACCAGGTACGGGTGGCCACCGTCGTCCTCGACCCGCGCGCAGACCTCTCGCACCCGCGAGGGGTTTTTTCGTTTTCCGGCCCACCATCAGCCGGGGAGCGGGGCGCGAGGGAGTATTGGGGGGATGGTGGAGCCGGTCATTCCGGTAAGACCGAAGATCCACAATCAGGAGCCTTGAGACCATGACCGAGACGGCAACCAGCGAGCTCGACGACTCGTTCCACGTCTTCGACACCACGCTGCGCGACGGCGCGCAGCGCGAGGGCATCAACCTCACCGTCGCGGACAAGCTCGCCATCGCCCGGCACCTGGACGACTTCGGCGTGGGCTTCATCGAGGGCGGCTGGCCCGGCGCGAACCCGCGGGACACCGAGTTCTTCGCCCGTGCCCAGCAGGAGATCGACTTCAAGCACGCCCAGCTGGTCGCCTTCGGCGCCACCCGCCGCCCCGGAGCCAAGGCCGCCGAGGACCCGCAGGTCAACGCGCTGCTGCAGTCGGGCGCCCCGGTGATCACACTGGTCGCCAAGTCGCACGACCGGCATGTGGAGCTGGCGCTGCGCACCACCCTGGACGAGAACCTGGAGATGGTCCGGGACACCGTGTCCTACCTGCGCGAGCAGGGTCGCCGGGTGTTCGTGGACTGCGAGCACTTCTTCGACGGCTACCGCGCCGACCCCGAGTACGCGAAGGCGGTCGTCCGCACGGCCTCGGAGGCGGGCGCGGACGTCGTCATCCTCTGCGACACCAACGGCGGCATGCTCCCCGCCCAGGTCCAGGCGGTCGTCTCCACCGTCCTCGCCGACACCGGCGCCCGGCTCGGCATCCACGCCCAGGACGACACCGGCTGCGCGGTCGCCAACACCCTCGCCGCCGTCGACGCGGGCGCCACCCACGTCCAGTGCACGGCGAACGGCTACGGCGAGCGCGTCGGCAACGCCAACCTCTTCCCGGTGGTCGCGGCCCTGGAGCTGAAGTACGGCAAGAAGGTGCTGCCCGAGGGCCACCTGCGCGAGATGACGCGTATCTCGCACGCGATCGCCGAGGTGGTGAACCTCACCCCGTCGACCCACCAGCCCTATGTCGGCGTCTCAGCCTTCGCGCACAAGGCCGGCCTGCACGCCTCCGCGATCAAGGTCGACCCGGACCTGTACCAGCACATCGACCCCGAGCAGGTCGGCAACACCATGCGGATGCTGGTCTCCGACATGGCGGGCCGCGCCTCCGTCGAGCTCAAGGGCAAGGAACTCGGCATCGACCTGGGCGGTGACCGCGAGCTGGTGGGCCGCGTCGTCGAGCGGGTCAAGGAGCGCGAGCTCAAGGGCTACACCTACGAGGCCGCGGACGCCTCCTTCGAACTCCTCCTGCGCGCCGAGGTCGAGGGCAGGCCCCTGAAGTACTTCGAGATCGAGTCCTGGCGGGCCATCGTCGAGGACCGCCCCGACGGCACCCACGCCAACGAGGCCACGGTCAAGCTGTGGGCCAAGAGCGAGCGGATCGTCGCCACCGCGGAGGGCAACGGCCCGGTCAACGCCCTGGACCGGGCGCTGCGCGTGGCCCTGGAGAAGATCTACCCGCAGCTCGCCAAGCTGGACCTGGTGGACTACAAGGTCCGCATCCTGGAGGGCAAGCACGGCACGTCCTCCACCACCCGGGTGCTGATCTCCACCTCCGACGGCGCGGGCGAGTGGTCCACGGTGGGCGTGGCGGAGAACGTCATCGCCGCCTCCTGGCAGGCCCTGGAGGACGCCTACGCCTACGGCCTGCTGCGCGCCGGGGTCGAGCCGGCGGAGTAGTCCGCCTCAGGGGGCACGCCAGACATTGTCGAAGGCGTCCTCCTCGATGCGCCGCCGCTGCCGTACGGCCTCCAGTTCCGTGAGGGCGTTGCCGACGGCGGCCAGGACGGTCTCCAGCGTGTCCGGATCGATGGCGGTGCCGGACTCCGTCCGTTCGGCCGGCGGCGCGTCCTCGATGCCCAGGGCCGCCGCCAGGCCCACGAGGACGGGTTCGCGCGCGTTCCAGCGGTCGGCGGCACGGTGCCGTTCCGGAGAGTCGGCGGGCGCGGTGCGCTCGCCGCGCCAGGGCAGCCAGTGGCGGTGCTTCCCGCCGCCCTGCTCATCCTCCACGGCGTCGGCATAGGCCGAGGCCAGCCCGCGTCCGCGCCGCCACAGCCAGTCCTCGACGGTCTCGTACGGTTCCTGCCGGACGAGCCGGGCCTGAGCCTCGTCCAGCAGACGGTCACCGGTGACGCGCTCGGCGGAGGGGGCGAGACGATCGCCCCGGAGGACGAGGGCCTGGGCTTCGAGGAGGTCGAGCACCTCCGCTCCCGCGAGGGCGAGCGAGAGGTCCCCCTGGCCCACGGGCCGGGTGGACGGCACGTCCAGGGCGACGATCAACAAGTCCCGCGCTGTGGTCATGTCGCGCTCCAGGTCGGAGGGGTCAGGCGGGGCCCGGGTCGTTCGGGTGGGGCTCCAGCGCCGTGACACGGGCGGTCATCCAGGGCCGCAACGGAAGCGTATCGAGCACCTTCTCGTGCAGTTCCCGCTCGTCGGCGGCCCGCCACACGCCGATGCTGCGCTTCTCGCCGACCGGGCGCCACAGCCGTGCCAGATGACCGGCGGCGGCCAGCTCCCGGGCCCGCACGGCCTCGGCGGCCCGCCGCTCCTCGATCTCGTCCTGGCTGGTGCCCTCGGGCACCGAGGTGGTGATCTCGACCAGGAACTCGCGCATGCTCCCGCTCCCTCACTGAGGCCTCCGGCAGGCACCCGCCCCCCTCATCGTCCCCCACCCACCGCACCCCCGCCCCTCAGCCCCCACCCCGGACACCCTCGCCCGAGCCCCCACTCCGCCCACCGTCTAGTCGTCGAGCCCGCGCCCCGCGGCCCCTCCGGCCGCCGAGGATCCGCTCCGGTCGTCCTCCGGCTGCCGAGCGCTTGTTCAGTCGCCTCTTCGGTCGCTGAGCCGCCGCTCCGCCCACCGTCCAGGCGTCGAGCCCGCGCCCCGCGGCCCCTCCGGCCGCCGAGGATCCGCTCCGGTCGTCCTCCGGCTGCCGAGCGCTTGTTCCGTCGCCTCTTCGGTCGCTGAGCCGCCACTCCGCCCACCGTCCAGGCGTCGAGCCCGCGTCCCGCAGTCCCTCCAGCCGCCGAGTTCCTCCGGCTGCCGAGCGCTTGTTCCGTCGCCTCTTCGGTCGCTGAGCCGCCGCTCCGCCCACCGTCCAGGCGTCGAGGCCGGGCCCCACGGCCCCTCCGGCCGCCGAGTTCCTCCGGCCGCCGAGCGCTTGTCCCGCCGCCCCTTCGGTCGCTGAGCCGCCGCTCCGCCCACCGTCCAGGCGTCGAGTCCGCGCCTCGTGGCCCCTCCGGCCGCCGAGTTCCTCCGGCCGCCGAGCGCTTGTCCCGCTGCCCCTTCGGTCGCTGAGCCGCCGCTCCGCCCACCGTCCAGGCGTCGAGCCCGGGCCCCGCGGCCCCTCCGGCCGCCGAGGATCCGCTCCGGTCGTTCCCCGGCCGCCGAGCACCTCCCCGGCCGCCCCCAGCATTCGCCCCCACCCTCTCCCCGTGGCCCTCGCTGAGCATTCGCTCCCGCTCATCCTCCAGCTCCCGAGCGTGCGCCCCACCCGCCCCTTCCAGCTCTCCCCGAGCCTCATCCGCGTCCGCCTTCCAGCTCACCGAGCACCCGCCCCGCCCGCCGCCCTCCAGCCCACCGAGGCGGGTGGCGGGTGGGCGGGGGACGGGGTTCGGGCGGCGGTGCCCCTCGGGCCTACTGGAGCTTCCACTTCTGGTTGGCGGCACCGGTGCAGGACCAGATCTGCGCCCTCGCCCCGTTCGCCGACGAGTTGTCCGTCACGTCCAGACACTTGTCCGCCGCCGTGTTCACCACATCACCGGTGGCCGCGTTGTACGCCCACCGCTGCGCACCGCTCCCATTGCAGTCGTACAACTGCACCTTCGCCCCGTTCGCCGTCGCCCCCGACGTCACGTCCAGACACTTGCCGAGCGCCTGCACGGACCCGTCGTCCCGCACCGTCCACCGCTGAGCCGCGCTCCCGTTGCAGTCGTAGAGCTGCACCGCCGTACCGTTCGCGCCGGAAGCCCCCGCCACGTCCAGGCACTTGCCCGCGAGCCCCACGAAGGCCCCGCTCCGGCCACCCTCGCCGGACTGCGTGCCGGACCAGGTGAAGGTCGCCGAGGTCTTGCCGGGCAGCGAGTAGGTGGCGTGCTGCGAACCCCAGTCGATCGTCACCGTCCGGGCCGCCGACGAGTCGTTGTACGCGATCAGCGCCTTGCTGCCGTCCAGGTTGCGCCACGCCACGTTCGGCACGGCGGAGGACGCCGTCGAGGCGATCCGCAGCGCGCCCGGCCGTACGAACTTCGTCAGATGACCCATGTCGTAGTACTCGACCGTGTAGTCCACCGTCCCACTCGCGCCGTCCCCGTTGTGCACGGTGATCAGCCCGGTGCAGGTGCCGCAGCCCCCGTTGTGCGGGCCCATGTTCTGGTCCACCGCCAGCGACCACTTGGTCACCGACTTCGCCCAGTTGCGCGTGTAGTCGATGATGTCGGCCATGTCCTCGCGCTGCTGGTTCGCGATCCAGGTGCCGCCGGAGTGCTCGGTGCCGAAGGCGTCCAGGCCCGGGTACTGGTTGTGCACGGAGGTCTGCTCGGCGACGTCACCGCCGTAGCCGTGCCAGGCGATCCCGCCGAAGTTGGGGTGGTCGCGCACCGCCGCGTCGTCCACGGTCCGGGCCGCGTAGGAGTCGTAGACGTCCCAGTTCCAGTCGTGCGCCAGCACCTTGGTCGCGAGGCCCGCCGCCTGCAGCTTCGGCAGCAGCTCGTTCTTGGTGAAGTACGCCAGCCCGTCGGCGTTCCAGCTCATCGACGGATAGCCCGAGCAGCAGGTCGGCTCGTTCTGCGCGGTGACGTACGAGACGCCGACGCCCTGGTCCTTGTATGCCTGGAGGTACTTCACGAAGTACGAGGCGTAGGCGCCGTAGTCCTCCGCCTTCAGCCAGCCGCCGTCGAGGGACCCGCTGTCCTTCATCCAGGCCGGGGCCGTCCACGGCGAGGCCATCACCGTCAGGGAGGGGTTCAGCTGCAGCGCCTGCCTGGTCAGCGGAACGACGTCGGCGAGATCGTGCGCGACGGAGAACTTCGCGAGGGAGGGGTCCGTCTGCCCGGCGGGCACGTCGTCGTACGTGTACCCGTACCGCGCGAGGTCCGAGGCGCCCATCGGATTGCGCAGGAACGACAGCCCGATGCCGTCCGCCGGCGAGAACAGCTTGCGCATGGTCGCGTCCCGTGTGGACTGCGACAGCGCTCCGCTGCTGTTCATCAGCCAGGCCGCGGTGTCCGTGAAGGACGCCCCGCCGCCGGTGAAGCTCTGGTAACGGGTGTTCTCGTCGACGGTGATGTTCTCGCCGCTGCCGCCGGTCCCGGACTGGAAGGCGAACGGCGTCTGCGCCTGCAGCCCGCGCACGACATGCCGTCCGGCCGAGTCGTCGGTGGTGGTGAGCCAGGCGGTGACCTGCTCACCGGCCGCGTGGGCGGGAGGTACGACGGCGGTGAAGCCGCCCGCGGTGAGCAGCCCGGCGAGCAGCAGCCGGAAGGTGTGGGGGGTTCTTCTCATGGACACATCGCCCTTCCTGACGGGACGTCTTGACGGGTGTGCGAGCCGTTAGTTAACTCACGCCGTGATCTAAGTCATGAGTGAACTGGGAGAGCCTGAGTGAACCAGAGAGTTGAGGGAAGGTCCATGCCAAGAACCGCCCTGCTCGTCTCCGCCGCACTGCTCGCGGCTCTGGTACCCCTGTCGTCGGCCCGCGCCGACGCCGACCCGCCCCCGACCCCCGTCGACCGCTTCGAGGGCGAGGTCCCCTTCGCCGCCCAGCCCGCCGAGGGCATCTTCACCTGGGGCGGCGACAGCGACGACCCGCCGTCCCTCCGGCTCGCCGACCGCGCCGACGCCCCCGAGGGCGCCAAGGTCCTCGCCGGTAGCTACGACATCAGCGGCTACGGCGGCTTCACCCATGACTTCGCCGCCACCGGGCCCGCCCACGACTGGTCCGCCCGCCGGGGCGTCCGCTTCTGGTGGGACGGCCAGGACAACGGCAGGAAGATCGCCTTCGAGATCAAGGACGGCGGCACGAACGGCGAGGCCTCCGAGCTGTGGACGACGTCCTTCACCGACGACTTCACCGGCTGGAAGCAGGTCGAGCTCCCCTTCACCGACTTCACCTATCGCACGGACTACCAGCCCGTCGGCGGCATCGACCACGTCCTCGGCCTCACCCGGATGTGGGGCTACGCGGTCACCCTCCCCACCGGGATCGAGGGCCGGTTCGCGATGGACGGCGTCGAGCTGTACGGCACGGCCGACCAGTCACTGCGGGCCTCGGTCACCACCGACTCCGCCGTCCGCCCGGTCGAGGCGGGCGGCACGGCCACCGTCGAGGTCGGTGTCGCCACCACCGGCTCCGCCCCGATCGACGAGCCCGTGACGGTCAGGTACGAGACGGCCGGTGGCACCGCGACCCCCGGCAAGGACTACAC is a genomic window of Streptomyces griseochromogenes containing:
- a CDS encoding muconolactone Delta-isomerase family protein, with the translated sequence MREFLVEITTSVPEGTSQDEIEERRAAEAVRARELAAAGHLARLWRPVGEKRSIGVWRAADERELHEKVLDTLPLRPWMTARVTALEPHPNDPGPA
- the cimA gene encoding citramalate synthase, whose protein sequence is MTETATSELDDSFHVFDTTLRDGAQREGINLTVADKLAIARHLDDFGVGFIEGGWPGANPRDTEFFARAQQEIDFKHAQLVAFGATRRPGAKAAEDPQVNALLQSGAPVITLVAKSHDRHVELALRTTLDENLEMVRDTVSYLREQGRRVFVDCEHFFDGYRADPEYAKAVVRTASEAGADVVILCDTNGGMLPAQVQAVVSTVLADTGARLGIHAQDDTGCAVANTLAAVDAGATHVQCTANGYGERVGNANLFPVVAALELKYGKKVLPEGHLREMTRISHAIAEVVNLTPSTHQPYVGVSAFAHKAGLHASAIKVDPDLYQHIDPEQVGNTMRMLVSDMAGRASVELKGKELGIDLGGDRELVGRVVERVKERELKGYTYEAADASFELLLRAEVEGRPLKYFEIESWRAIVEDRPDGTHANEATVKLWAKSERIVATAEGNGPVNALDRALRVALEKIYPQLAKLDLVDYKVRILEGKHGTSSTTRVLISTSDGAGEWSTVGVAENVIAASWQALEDAYAYGLLRAGVEPAE
- a CDS encoding ricin-type beta-trefoil lectin domain protein, whose protein sequence is MRRTPHTFRLLLAGLLTAGGFTAVVPPAHAAGEQVTAWLTTTDDSAGRHVVRGLQAQTPFAFQSGTGGSGENITVDENTRYQSFTGGGASFTDTAAWLMNSSGALSQSTRDATMRKLFSPADGIGLSFLRNPMGASDLARYGYTYDDVPAGQTDPSLAKFSVAHDLADVVPLTRQALQLNPSLTVMASPWTAPAWMKDSGSLDGGWLKAEDYGAYASYFVKYLQAYKDQGVGVSYVTAQNEPTCCSGYPSMSWNADGLAYFTKNELLPKLQAAGLATKVLAHDWNWDVYDSYAARTVDDAAVRDHPNFGGIAWHGYGGDVAEQTSVHNQYPGLDAFGTEHSGGTWIANQQREDMADIIDYTRNWAKSVTKWSLAVDQNMGPHNGGCGTCTGLITVHNGDGASGTVDYTVEYYDMGHLTKFVRPGALRIASTASSAVPNVAWRNLDGSKALIAYNDSSAARTVTIDWGSQHATYSLPGKTSATFTWSGTQSGEGGRSGAFVGLAGKCLDVAGASGANGTAVQLYDCNGSAAQRWTVRDDGSVQALGKCLDVTSGATANGAKVQLYDCNGSGAQRWAYNAATGDVVNTAADKCLDVTDNSSANGARAQIWSCTGAANQKWKLQ
- a CDS encoding TetR/AcrR family transcriptional regulator → MAGAARARRNAPPREEVLAAAMDMIAERGLEKLTMAGLGREVGMSSGHLLYYFRSKDELLLRTLEWSEGRLGAERGRLLTREGSAAERLEAYVDLYVPDGHRDPHWTLWLEVWNRSQNADDEARERQAAIEGAWHRDLVALIAEGISRGEFRPVDADRHAARLRALLDGFSIHVAIGLRGTDREQVIAHVREFLAETLLATDA
- a CDS encoding urease subunit alpha, with the protein product MSRSKGREIDESIHVDPHAYAATHGPRAGDRVRLGDSGLVIRVESDAQKYGDEFLAGFGKTARDGLHLKAAAVRETCDVVISNVVVIDAVQGIRKVSVGIREGRICGIGRAGNPDTLDGVDVVVGTGTSIVSGEGLIATAGAVDTHVHLLSPRIMEASLASGVTTIIGQEFGPVWGVGVNSPWALRHAFNAFDAWPVNIGFLGRGSSSHSAPLIEALAEGGASGFKVHEDMGAHTRALDTALRVAEDHDVQVALHSDGLNECLSVEDTLRVLEGRTIHAFHIEGCGGGHVPNVLKMAGVPNVIGSSTNPTLPFGRDAVAEHYGMIVSVHDLKTDLPGDAAMARDRIRAGTMGAEDVLHDLGAIGITSSDAQGMGRAGETVRRTFAMAGKMKAELGPMEGDGRGDDNARVLRYMAKLTINPAIAHGLAHEVGSIEVGKLADIVLWRPEYFGAKPQLVLKSGFPAYGVVGDPNAATDTCEPLVLGPQFGSYGATAADISVAFVAQAAVDQGGDAMPTRRRRVAVRGTRGIGPADLRLNARVGAVDVDRRTGLVTLDGDPLSSAPADTVSLNRLYFL
- a CDS encoding GPP34 family phosphoprotein; amino-acid sequence: MTTARDLLIVALDVPSTRPVGQGDLSLALAGAEVLDLLEAQALVLRGDRLAPSAERVTGDRLLDEAQARLVRQEPYETVEDWLWRRGRGLASAYADAVEDEQGGGKHRHWLPWRGERTAPADSPERHRAADRWNAREPVLVGLAAALGIEDAPPAERTESGTAIDPDTLETVLAAVGNALTELEAVRQRRRIEEDAFDNVWRAP
- the ureA gene encoding urease subunit gamma: MRLTPTERDRLLLFGAAELARARRARGLRLNVPEATALIADTVCEAARDGRRLAEAIEAARSVLGPADVLPGVADVVTEVMVEAVFDDGSRLAVVCDPIGGGLGEHAPGALLPGPVHADPEPAVRLAVTNTATVPVSVTSHFHFFEANPRLDFVREHAYGMRLAVPAGSSVRFGPGESAEVGLVPIGGERIAIGFAGLVDGPLDAPGAREEALRRAAACGYLGVTHTVTQEGGER
- a CDS encoding agmatine deiminase family protein; translated protein: MTTPAADGFRMPAEWTPHERTWMAWPGPNPTFDDPDDLRLSRMAWASVARAVLRFEPVTVVCGFGQSAQAQTLLGPGVETVERDLDDAWMRDIGPTFLTDGKGELAAVDWTFNGWGAQDWARWEHDSKIAAYVSDLAGAKTYASKLVNEGGAIHVDGEGTVLLTETVQLGPERNPDWTKEQVEAEIHAHLGTSRAIWLPRGLTGDYPPHGFGTLGHVDIVAAFARPGVVVAHHQPDPAHPDHEVTKEVIGLLKSATDARGRKLEVVEVPAPTVLEADGHWADYSYINHYLCNGGVVLCGFDDPRDEIAAGIFRRLFPERTVTLVDARTIFSGGGGIHCITQQQPKV